From Nocardia sp. NBC_00416:
CCCGCGAGTTCCGGGGCCGCTATCACGTACTGGGCGGGGCACTGGACCCGCTCAGCGGGATCGGGCCCGAGCAGTTGCGAATCCGGGAGCTGCTCACCCGGATCGGAAATCAGGACGACGGGGTGGACGTCTCCGAGGTGATCATCGCGACCGACCCGAACACCGAGGGCGAAGCGACCGCGACCTATCTGGTCCGGATGCTGCGGGATTTCCCCGGGCTCACGGTCACCCGCCTCGCGTCCGGGCTGCCCATGGGCGGTGATCTTGAATTCGCCGACGAATTGACGTTGGGGCGGGCGTTCTCCGGTCGTCGCCCGCTGTGACCGGACTTCCGGTGGCGGTCACAACTCCATGCGCTCCCAGGGCAGGCGGTCGAGCCGGGTGCGGTCCTGGCGGGTCCAATCCCAGATGAGGTCCGCCACGGCGTCGGGCCCGGTCACCCGGGCGGCGAAATGCCGCTCGGGGCCGCCGTCCCGGTACTCCACGGTGTAGTCGTCGGCGGATTCCCGGTAGGTCTGGATATAGACCTCCGATGCCCGTTCCACGATCAGGTACGGGTTCGGGTCGGCGAGCTCCCGCACCCAGGTGGTGGCGAGAGTTTCGGTCAGATAGGGGAATTCGCCCGCCCCGCCATGGGTGACCGTGACCGGGATATGCCCCGCGGGATCGATCAACCAGGTCAATTGCGGATCGTAGATCGCGTAGTCGCGCGGGGTGGCGAGCCGGAACAGCAGCTCGCGGACGAAACCGATGGCGTCGTAGGGGCTGGGCACCTGGAGCGCGGCCCCGGTCGCCGCCCCGCCCAACGGGGAAACGCTCAGGAAGCTGTCCGATTCGGGAAGTTCGTCGTTGCGCGCGTTCAGCTCCTGCGCCAGCGCCGCGATATCTGCCGTCTCCGGCTGCCCCTGCTGAGTCGCGAGATACGCGTCGACCTCCGCGGGCGTGGACGCGACACCGGACGGCAGCAGCACATGGTCGTAACTCACCTGCCCAGCGTAGGTCGTGCCCATCGGCCCCCTGCACCACATAGGTGCGTGCCACCCCGGTCCCGCGGTTTCCGGTACCGGGCCGGGCGTTTCGCCGCACCCGCTTCGGGCCGGTCCGTCATCCTGCACCGGTCTGCGGGGCAGCCGTACGGACCGCCGGGTTGTCGACCCGGCCGCCCGGCGTAACCCGTAGCACCGACACAACCGCCGGAGTCGAGTTCAGCGAGACATCACAAAGGGTTGAGGCCCGTCCCGATGTTCAGCCCTCGAAAGCGCATGAGGCGAAGCCTCGAGTCTCGAGGGCTGACCATCGGGACCAAGGGGGCCTCAACCCCCGCGCCGCCGATAACACAGCTCAGGCGCGGAGGCGTTCGCGGCGGAGTTGGTCCACTTCGGGGAGTTCGAGCGGCGGCAGCGAGTCGACACCGAGTGCCCGGCACAGCAGGTAGTCGGCGAGCTCGGGATTGCGGGCCAGAGCGGGACCGTGCATGTAGGTGCCCAGGACCGATCCCTGCACCACGCCTTCCAGTCCGTCGCCCACACCGTTGCCGACGCCGCGGGTCACCCGGGCCAGTCCGGTGGCCTCCGGGCCCAGGGTGGTGCCGCCGCGATGGTTCTCGAAACCGGTGAGCGGTGCGGTCAGTCCGGGGAGGACGGGTTTGGTCGTCACTTCGCCGATCGCTCGTGACTGTTGCGGGGAGGTGGTGGCGTCGAGTAGTCCGACCCCTTCCACGCGTTCGCCGCTCGAGGTCTCGTACCACCGGCCGAGGACTTGGATCGCCGCGCAGATCGCCAGTACCGGTGCGCCCCGCCCGGCGGCGGTCTGCAGGCCCGGGAAACGCAGCAGGTGCCGGGTGGCCAGTCGCTGGGCCGAATCCTCCGCGCCGCCGAGGGCGTAGATGTCCAGCGAGTCCGGTACGGGATCGGGCAGGGTGATCTCCACGATCTCGGCGTCGATCTCGCGCAGCCGCAGCCGCTGCCGCAGGACCAGCGCATTGCCGCCGTCGCCGTAGGTGCCCATCACATCGGGTAGGACCAGCCCGATCCGGACCGTCGATTCACTCATTTGGCCCGCTCCTGGAGGTCACGGTTCAGATCGCGGAACGCGGTGTAGTTGGCCAGCACCTCGACCTGCCCGGCCGGGCAGGACGCGATGGCGTCCACCGGGTCCGCCACGGTGGTGTGCTCGACTCCGGCGTAGGTCAGGCGCACCGCGAGGTCGGTGGCGCGCTCGCCGGCCGCGACGACGTGCACGTCCTCGAAGTGTTCGAACCGTACGTCCCACAGCCAGGACAGGTCCTCGCCGTCGGGTACCTGCCCGTTCACCGCGATGACCAGGCCGGCCGCGGCGTGGTCGATCATGGACAGCGCCTCCTGCCAGCCGGCCGGGTTCTTGGCCAGCAGCAGCCGGGCGGCGTGTTCGCCGACCTGCACGGTGCGGTATCGGCCCGCGATCTCCTGCACGGTCCCGGTGGCGGCGCAGGCCTGCTCCGTATCGGCGCCCATCGCGACCGCGGCGGCCACCGCCTGCGCGGCGTTGCCCCGGTTCGCCCGTCCGGGCAGCGCCAGCCGCAGCGGCAGGCGCACTCCGTCGGGACCGCAGAGTTTATCGCCGTCGAGCCACCAATCCGGTTGCGGCCGGGCGAAATCGACACCGGTGCTGTACCAGCGCGCGCCTTCCCAGAGGATCGGCTCGCCGCTGCGCGGGCAGCTGGTGGCGTCCATCGCCCAGCCGCTGCCGGCCGCGACCCACACCACGTTCGGATGGTCGTAGGCGATGGAGGTGACCAGCACATCGTCGCAGTTGGCGATGACGACGGTATCGGGATGCCGGGCCAGGCCCGAGCGCAGCCGCCGCTCGATCATATTGATTTCACCGACTCGGTCCAGCTGATCGCGGCTGAGGTTCAGCAACACGACGGCCTCGGGTTTCAACGCGTCGGTGACATGCGGCAGATGGAGTTCGTCCACCTCGATCGCCGCCAGCCGGGCGTCCCGGTGCACGTTCAGCGCGGAGACGATTCCCGCGTCCATGTTCGCGCCGTCGGCCTGGGTCGCGACCTCGCCCAGGGTGCTCAGCGCGGCGGTGGTCATGCGGGTGGTGGTGGATTTGCCGTTGGTGCCGGTGATCAGCACGGTCCGCCGCCCGCGACCCAGTTGCTTCATGATCTGCGGGTCGACCTTCAGCGCGAGCAGTCCGCCGATCATCGACCCGTTGCCACGGCCCGCCTTACGGGAGGCCCACGCTGCCGCGCCGGCCACCCCGAGGGCTATTCGCCCCCGCACCGATATCTCTGCCACGCCGCGCAGTCTAACGACCCGCCCGGTCTGTCCTCGCACGGCGCGGGGTGACTTCACGCCGCTGTGACAACGGTCCCCAGCCGGTGCCCCGAGCGGGCCCGTCGCCACCCGTCATGGTCCGCGCGGCCGCGCGGGAATCCGGACGGTGGTCACCTCGCCGGCGCTGCGTGCTCGTAGTTCTTCGCTGCGGGTGGTCGCGCCGGCCGGGCCCGGCCGGGGATCAGAGTTGGATATCGAACATGTTCGGCCGCCCGGCCGCGTACGCGTCGGCGTCGGCCTGCCGCAACGGTTCGAGTTCCGGTGCGCGCCACAGGGTGTAGGTCCGGCAGCGCGGCGCGTCCGATCCGGTGACCTCGAGCAGCGCATTCACCGCGGCCCGGGCGGATTCGTTGGCACCCTCCATGGTGGCCAGGTCGATATTCGTGCGTACATAGTCGCCGGCCAGGTACAGGTTCTCGACCCCGCCGTGCGGTTCCGGCCGCAGGTCCCACGATCCGGCGGTGTTGATCAACAGGGGGTCGGCGTTGGCGTTCTCGCCGCGGTCGGCGTTCCAGCTGATACCGGGGTCGAGGAACCAGGAGTGCAGATCGGCGTCGCCCAGCAGTTCTTCGCGATCGTTGAGATGCGCGAGGATCTGCGCCCAGGTCTCCTTGGCGATCTCCTCGTGCGTACATTCCTTCGCGGTTTTGCCGAACAGGATGCCCGGAGTGTTCCAGTCGGAGATGTCCACCGAAAGGCAGTCCTGTACGGTCCCGTCGCCGTATTCGGGCAGTTTGCGCGCCCACAGGGCGTTCTGGGCGATCGAGGTGAGCGACCAGGGCGAGTCGATATAGGCGGAATGGCCGCTGCCGATCCCCGGGCGGCGGCGCAGATAGAACTGGATTCCGCTCATCCAGTCGGTGTAGAGCCTGTTCATCGCGGCCAGCTCCGGCCATGCGGACAGGATGTCGGCGTTCCACAGGTCGCGAGCGCGCTCGGCGGGCAGGGCCACGACGAAGTGGTCCGCCGTCACGGTCTCGGTCGTGCCGGTCGCGGTGACGATCCGGGCGCCGGTGATCCGCCGATCCGCGACCTCCAGCCCGCGTATCTCGGCGCCGACCTCGAAACGCACGCCGAGCTCACGCAGTCGCGCGACCCAGGGATCGATCCATACGGCGTTCGTCGGGCCGTTGAGCACCCGGTCCAGGTCGCCGTCGCGGCCGATCTGCATCGGGTTGCCGAGGAACTGCTCGCCCATGGATCCGATGGTCCGGACACTGGCCAGTCCGTCCTTCGCCGCCACCAGCAGGCTGGTGAGTGTGCGCGACACCAGCGCCCGGAATTCGTGTGATCGCTGGTGACCGCCTACGAAATCCAGCCAGGAGGTGTGCTCCCACTGTCCGAAACGGCGTGCCTCACAGCTGGTGTTGAACACCAGCAGCCGGTTCGCGAAGAACAGGCCTTCGTCCGGCGGCATCTTCAGGGTGGTGGTGATCACCGAGGCCAGGCTTTCCCGCATGCCCTCGGGTGTCGCGGCGTCGATCCGGCCGAAGCCGAGTGGCGCGCGGATATCGTCGGCG
This genomic window contains:
- a CDS encoding Mur ligase family protein, with the translated sequence MAEISVRGRIALGVAGAAAWASRKAGRGNGSMIGGLLALKVDPQIMKQLGRGRRTVLITGTNGKSTTTRMTTAALSTLGEVATQADGANMDAGIVSALNVHRDARLAAIEVDELHLPHVTDALKPEAVVLLNLSRDQLDRVGEINMIERRLRSGLARHPDTVVIANCDDVLVTSIAYDHPNVVWVAAGSGWAMDATSCPRSGEPILWEGARWYSTGVDFARPQPDWWLDGDKLCGPDGVRLPLRLALPGRANRGNAAQAVAAAVAMGADTEQACAATGTVQEIAGRYRTVQVGEHAARLLLAKNPAGWQEALSMIDHAAAGLVIAVNGQVPDGEDLSWLWDVRFEHFEDVHVVAAGERATDLAVRLTYAGVEHTTVADPVDAIASCPAGQVEVLANYTAFRDLNRDLQERAK
- the recR gene encoding recombination mediator RecR, with product MYEGPVQDLIDELGKLPGVGPKSAQRIAFHLLQVEPPEIDRLQAVLQKIRDGVRFCAQCGTVADGELCRICADPRRDRSMICVVEEPKDVPAIERTREFRGRYHVLGGALDPLSGIGPEQLRIRELLTRIGNQDDGVDVSEVIIATDPNTEGEATATYLVRMLRDFPGLTVTRLASGLPMGGDLEFADELTLGRAFSGRRPL
- a CDS encoding hydroxysqualene dehydroxylase, with protein sequence MAQHRWPSAGAATVAAQHAPGVGTISRRSVLRATAAAGIGAAAVAALPSAIAHARTKSRVAVLGGGVAGLTAAHELAERGFEVTVYERRALGGKARSVPVPGTGGGGRPDLPGEHGFRFFPGFYQHVPDTMRRIPFGENPNGVWDNLIGVPDARFARAGADDIRAPLGFGRIDAATPEGMRESLASVITTTLKMPPDEGLFFANRLLVFNTSCEARRFGQWEHTSWLDFVGGHQRSHEFRALVSRTLTSLLVAAKDGLASVRTIGSMGEQFLGNPMQIGRDGDLDRVLNGPTNAVWIDPWVARLRELGVRFEVGAEIRGLEVADRRITGARIVTATGTTETVTADHFVVALPAERARDLWNADILSAWPELAAMNRLYTDWMSGIQFYLRRRPGIGSGHSAYIDSPWSLTSIAQNALWARKLPEYGDGTVQDCLSVDISDWNTPGILFGKTAKECTHEEIAKETWAQILAHLNDREELLGDADLHSWFLDPGISWNADRGENANADPLLINTAGSWDLRPEPHGGVENLYLAGDYVRTNIDLATMEGANESARAAVNALLEVTGSDAPRCRTYTLWRAPELEPLRQADADAYAAGRPNMFDIQL
- a CDS encoding type 1 glutamine amidotransferase, translating into MSESTVRIGLVLPDVMGTYGDGGNALVLRQRLRLREIDAEIVEITLPDPVPDSLDIYALGGAEDSAQRLATRHLLRFPGLQTAAGRGAPVLAICAAIQVLGRWYETSSGERVEGVGLLDATTSPQQSRAIGEVTTKPVLPGLTAPLTGFENHRGGTTLGPEATGLARVTRGVGNGVGDGLEGVVQGSVLGTYMHGPALARNPELADYLLCRALGVDSLPPLELPEVDQLRRERLRA